The Leptolyngbya sp. 'hensonii' genome window below encodes:
- a CDS encoding Ycf51 family protein, translating into MPTIADFLIAAKWAGFTTLGFAALATLGFVLQWGLRFRLIGVTGFMAVLTVGLFSLSLAPFAHKVIPGAVGFSTIYDNGANLVVILVPREITETQLEATLRQAAGNLFSAGRLSRGRGVLLRARTIVHPEPGVSEPVFLGQVKPATSPTATEPFVIQIDAAQMAKISA; encoded by the coding sequence ATGCCGACAATTGCTGATTTCCTGATTGCTGCTAAATGGGCAGGATTCACCACCCTCGGTTTCGCAGCCCTGGCTACTCTGGGTTTTGTCTTGCAATGGGGCCTCCGGTTTCGCCTGATTGGTGTGACTGGATTTATGGCTGTATTGACCGTAGGACTGTTTTCCTTAAGTCTGGCACCCTTCGCTCACAAGGTGATCCCGGGAGCGGTGGGATTTTCTACCATCTATGACAATGGGGCAAACCTGGTGGTCATCCTGGTGCCCAGAGAGATTACTGAAACCCAGTTGGAAGCTACGCTCCGTCAAGCTGCCGGGAATCTCTTCTCTGCGGGTCGTTTGAGCCGGGGTAGGGGGGTTCTCCTTCGGGCCAGAACGATCGTGCATCCAGAGCCAGGCGTATCGGAACCAGTATTTTTAGGTCAGGTAAAGCCAGCCACCTCTCCTACGGCGACTGAACCTTTCGTGATTCAGATTGATGCAGCACAGATGGCTAAAATATCAGCCTGA
- a CDS encoding iron-containing alcohol dehydrogenase family protein, which produces MSDSTCKAPPILSLHAAPAWVIRGEQALAASGSAIAQLGSRPLVIGGDRTLELIHPLLHPLLLEQSQQAAWLAYGKDCSEASLAVLRQAAAESKSDVVIGVGGGKALDAAKLVAHQLQLPIVTIPTSAATCAAWTALSNVYSDQGGFLYDVGLAHCPDVLILDYDLIQTAPPRSLVAGIGDALAKWYEASVSSGHSDQTLLIAAVQQARVLRDILFQKSLPALQDPGGPIWREVVDATVLLAGVIGGLGGAQCRTVAAHAVHNGLTHIAASHSSLHGEKVAYGILVQLRLEEIVQGNQLAATARHQLLKFYAEIGLPQDLAALGLGNVCLFELQQAADLACAPGSDIHRLPFPIEPSQLMAAMVSTLAPVRGERNRIEELSPYSYPDQEVTP; this is translated from the coding sequence ATGTCCGATTCAACTTGCAAGGCCCCACCCATCCTATCCCTCCATGCTGCTCCTGCCTGGGTGATCCGAGGGGAGCAAGCCTTAGCCGCATCTGGATCAGCGATCGCCCAACTGGGTAGCCGTCCCCTCGTGATCGGTGGTGATCGTACTCTGGAACTGATTCATCCCTTGTTGCACCCCCTGCTATTGGAGCAATCCCAGCAGGCCGCGTGGCTTGCCTACGGCAAAGATTGTAGTGAGGCAAGTTTGGCCGTTCTGCGGCAGGCTGCTGCTGAATCTAAATCTGATGTTGTGATCGGTGTAGGTGGAGGCAAGGCCCTGGATGCAGCGAAATTGGTGGCCCATCAGCTTCAACTGCCGATCGTGACGATTCCCACCTCTGCTGCCACCTGTGCCGCCTGGACTGCCCTCTCCAATGTCTATTCTGACCAGGGCGGGTTTCTCTACGATGTCGGTTTGGCCCACTGCCCGGATGTGCTGATTCTGGATTATGACCTGATCCAAACCGCTCCCCCTCGATCGCTGGTGGCTGGGATAGGGGATGCTCTGGCGAAGTGGTATGAGGCTTCTGTCAGCAGTGGCCACTCTGATCAGACCTTACTCATTGCTGCCGTCCAGCAAGCCAGAGTATTACGTGATATTTTGTTTCAGAAATCTTTGCCTGCACTTCAGGATCCGGGAGGGCCAATCTGGCGCGAAGTGGTAGATGCCACCGTGCTCCTGGCTGGGGTGATTGGGGGCCTGGGGGGAGCCCAATGCCGAACAGTCGCCGCCCATGCCGTTCATAATGGGCTGACCCATATTGCCGCCAGCCACAGTTCCCTGCATGGAGAGAAAGTGGCCTATGGAATTCTGGTGCAACTCCGTCTGGAGGAAATAGTTCAGGGTAACCAGTTAGCTGCTACAGCCCGTCATCAGTTGCTCAAGTTCTATGCTGAGATTGGCCTGCCCCAGGATCTGGCGGCGCTAGGTTTGGGAAATGTCTGCCTGTTTGAATTACAGCAGGCTGCTGACTTGGCCTGTGCTCCTGGCTCGGATATTCACCGTCTACCTTTCCCGATCGAGCCTTCCCAGTTGATGGCAGCCATGGTTTCCACCCTGGCCCCGGTTCGAGGAGAACGAAATCGAATCGAGGAACTCTCTCCTTACTCCTATCCGGATCAGGAGGTGACCCCATGA
- the sufU gene encoding Fe-S cluster assembly sulfur transfer protein SufU, which yields MTLGNLRDLYQQVILERYKKPRYKGKTDPVHRQQRGHNPSCGDTIELTLKLNEAGTQIEEVRFEGEGCAIAMASADLMAEALRGKQVDEALEMVQRFQAMMKGQAEFPQELRKLNVMQGVSQFPVRIKCATLTWHTLKAALESPKGAQAAGFVSNE from the coding sequence ATGACCCTGGGTAATCTGCGGGATCTGTATCAACAGGTAATCCTGGAGCGCTACAAGAAGCCCCGCTATAAGGGCAAGACCGATCCAGTGCATCGGCAGCAACGAGGGCACAATCCCTCCTGTGGAGATACGATCGAACTGACTCTAAAACTTAACGAGGCCGGAACCCAGATTGAAGAGGTTCGGTTTGAGGGAGAAGGTTGTGCGATCGCAATGGCCTCGGCTGACCTGATGGCAGAAGCGTTGCGGGGCAAGCAAGTTGATGAAGCCCTGGAGATGGTGCAGCGTTTTCAGGCCATGATGAAGGGGCAAGCAGAGTTTCCTCAAGAATTACGAAAATTAAATGTGATGCAGGGTGTCTCTCAATTTCCAGTGCGAATCAAATGTGCCACGTTGACATGGCATACTCTAAAAGCAGCGCTGGAAAGTCCCAAGGGGGCTCAAGCTGCTGGATTCGTGAGCAATGAATGA